Below is a window of Stygiolobus azoricus DNA.
AAGCCCAAATAAACATCTACGATCACCAAAACGAGAACTTGGAAGTAACTGCTATAGCGTACTATAATAACGTCTCCCATAGTGATTGTGGAATAGGCAAAGGTGCATATCACGGTAAGGCACTCGGTATTTATAAATACAATTTAAGCAACATTACGGTAACAATAACAAACGTAGGTAATGTGCCTAGTACAATTACTTACATTGCAATATCGAATCAGTCCGGAGTTCAATTATTTATAATGTATGTGGGAAAAACTCTTCCTCCTTCGCAAAGTATAAACATTACGATATATCCTCAGCAATTATACTATCCTTACTGGCCTAATTGGATGTCAGCACCTATAGACCAGTACATTCCTTATCAGATAGTAATAGACCAGTGTCATAACCAGCAGACTCCGTATTATCAAGTTCCAGTAATAGTAGAGACTCAATACGGAAATATGTTCTATAATAATCTTAACTATAACCTAGTCTAAACTAAAAAAAGTAGAGTTTTTTATTAGAATAAGTGAGCCACTGCTATACCAAACAGTCCTAAGATAAACGCTATGATAACGTATATTATTACTGCTAACAAAGCTATTGCTATAGCTCCTAGCCATCCAGTCTCAAATATAGCCTTAAATACGGCTAGTATACCTATGATCCCCACTATTACGCCTATACGTGGAAGGCCTATGAACCCGAAAATGAATGTTATTATGGTAAAGACTATGAATGCAAAAAGAGTGGCAATTAGTGCATCTCCGAAAGAGTTTTCCTTCGATACTGCCTTAGATGCTAACCATACTGGGATGGACGTAAAAATCCATGCTATTAAAAACACTATTATAGCTCCTATTATACCGTGTAAATCTATATGCATAGTAGTATAGTTAAACTCCACATTTATAAAATTACTCTGACCTCAAATAAAATTTGTAAATTAACCCTATTTGTAACAGAACATTCAATTTTAAATGACATCAAAATAATACATTTTCTAACTTAATCTAAATTGAACTAGTAGAGAAAAAATCATCGAATGAGCTGAAGAATATAGTTCATTCCGGTGGTATCTCCTTATAGACTAAGTCAATATCTATTCCTTCCCTACTCCTCACTTTTTTAGCGCTGATATAAGTTATCAGTCCTAGACCCACTAAGGAGATAATGTAAGCTGTAGCTATCCAATTAACCCCACTAGTCCTCACTGCGCTGAAGCTGTAGTTGTTATAGGGGTCTAAGATCTCACCTTCCATTAATAACATTATCGCCGTAGATAAAGCGGAACCTATTATTAGTTGCCTATTTCTCTCCTCAATACCCACCTTAATACCGGTAAGTGAGACTAAAATAAGGTATGCCAGAGCTAAAGGAGTATACGAATATAGTGCAGTTGCACCGCTTACGGAAATTATTGGAAGAGCTAGGAATACTAACGTGGTAGCTAAGTCGAGGAGATGAGCGTAAACCGGAGATGCGAACTTGTTAAGCTTTGCGAATATCGCTGGGAATAGTCTGTCAAATGCAAATGCGAACACATATCTTGCAAATACTACTACACCGAAAGCCATAATAAAGAAGTTCCAAGCTATCAGACCAAGACCTAGAATCCATTCGAGTATCTCATTGTGTGAGAGAAAAATTGCTAAACTCCAGAAATTATAGGTATATGTAGGATAGTAAGCTGTGTTCGTGGGGCAACCGATTTCGGCATACATCTCGAAGAAAGGTATTGTGATCATGAGGAACGTCATTATACTACCTAGATACAGATTCCATTTTAACGATCCTTCTTTAGCCTCAGCAGCTACTGCTGGTCCCGCATAAAGCCAGATATATGCAAATGATAAGAAAAATGGGATCATGTAGAGTGTTGAAGCCCAGCTGAAAGACCAAGGAGAAGTGTTTTGTGGAGAAAGTTGGAACTCACTGATGAAATTAGGGATTTGAGACCTCACTGAACCAGCGTTTAAGGCTAAAACTAACATTGCGAGGATTAGAGTAATTGTGGAGAATATACCGAGAGCGGTAGTTAGGCTAAAGCCCCACTTAGGTCTTATTATATTTATGAGGATGATTATCACAAACGCTATAGCACCTAGAGCGTAAATTAGGAGGTCTTGAGTAAGCGTGAGAGTTCCGTAAGGGTTAACAAATACCGTATTTGAGAGGTTAATCAGTTCCTCTTGATGGTTAAGTATACCGATCTCGTACAGAACTAGGTTTATTGCTGAGACTGAAAAGAACGCTGATAGTGCGAAATAAGGTGGCATATTAAATGCAAATGCTACTCCCATTATAGCCCCTATCTTACTGTTTAATTTCCTTGAAATCCATACGTAATCTCCCCCAGTTCTCGGCATCCTCATTAAGAGGCTCGTATACGTGTAGACAAGAGGTAATGTGAGGATAAAGGTAAGCAAAGAGGTTAACCATAGTATTGAGCCCGGTTGAATATAGGGAGAAATTCCTTCGAAAACTGCTAGACCAGCTCCCATATTTGCAACGTTCAACATAACTAAGTCTTTTAGTGTGACATTCTTCACTAACCCGGACGACTCTCTCAAAAACAGTTTTGACATAAATCTGATTAAGTTAGTGAAATTAAAAAGCGAACTCAAGTTCGCCTTTAATTATCTATTATTTATTCGTTTATTCACAGAGATAGTAATTGTTTTTAATCTAAATCAAAAATGTGAAGCAAGATTAGAATAGAAGAAAAATAATAATTTATGTACTACTTAGAATCATCTTTAGGATAAAAGATTTAGCTCGATTAAAAACAACTAGACAAAATATATAAAAATCACTAATCGTGAGGAATTTTAACTTTACCCTCTGGAAATAAGTTTCACCTTTTATCTATAGGGACGTAATGTTTATACTCTGGACCCACATATAGCGCTCTGGGTCTAATGAGTCTATGTTGTTCTTCTACATACTCTATAAAGTGGGCTAACCAACCTAAGGTCCTCGAGAGAGCGAATAACGCCGTATACATATAAATCGGGAAGCCCAACCCATAGAAAACTATCCCGGAATAGAAGTCTGTGTTCGGGTAGATACCCTTTGAGCCGAAAGTTTCAATTCCTAGTTTTTCTAGCCTTTCCGCAATTTCTAAGTACTTCTTTATCTCAGGGTTTTGCTCGCCCAGCTGCTGTGCTAATTTCTTAAAGATCTTCGCCCTAGGGTCATACATCTTATATACTCTGTGACCGAAACCCATTAATCTCTTTCTTCCCTCGACGATGTTTGTCTTAAACCACTCATCTACTTTATCTGGTGAGCCTATCTCGACGAATTGCTTAAACGCTTCTTCGACAGCCCCTCCGTGCAGAGGCCCTTTAAGTGCGGCTAACGCAGCGACTATGCAAGAGTACATGTCCGAAAACGTAGAAGAAGCTACTAAACCGGCTGTAGTTGATGCAGGAACCTCATGATCAGTATAGAGTATTAACGCTGCGTCCATAGCTTTGATTTCTTTTTCGCTTACTTTTCTGTCAAAGGAAGCTTCAAGAAAACTCTCGGCATAACTTTGAGAAGGTGATGGTATCTTAGGCTTCAGTCCTTCTTTAGCCCTAAAGACGTTTGCTACGACTGTGGCTGTTTTAGCTATTATTTGGATAGCGTTATCTCTATCTTTCTCCTTATCCCACTTAGGGTTATAGACTGACGCCATTATGCCAAAGGCACTCTCCATAATCCCTATTGCGTCGCAATCTCTCGGTAGGGAGTAAATTACGTTAATTACTTGCTCCGGTACTTCGTAACTCTCGTTGAGCTTAGCCTTCACTTAGTTTAGTTGCTTCCTATTGAGAAGCTCTCCATATAACATTAGATAAATTAACTCCTCGTAGGAAGAGTACTCAACTAAATCGTTTATATCGTAGCCTCTATAACGCAATACCCCGTGATGACCGTCAATGAAGGTAAGTGAAGTAGTCTTTATGAGTACGTCCTCAAGACCCCTACTTATTTCAACCAACCTCAGTCACCCCCTACCCATTCCTCATCTGATTTAGTTGAAATTGCTGAAAGCAGGTGCTTTTCACTTATGATATCACGGATGGAGATTATACCCACTACATTATCCTTACCATCTACGACTACGAGGTGCCTTATGTTATATTGATGCATCAGTCTTGCCGCGTTAGAAAGAGGTTCGTCTTCCCTGATCGTAATTAGCTTACCGTAAGTACCTAATTTCTCTACAGGTTTATTTAAGTCCTCTCCTTTAGCTACTGATTTCAGGAGGTCTCTTTCGGTAAATATTCCTACCGGTTTGTCACCATCCACAATCAGAACTGAGCCTACGCTATTCTGAGCCATGAGCTTTACAGCATCTATGGTCTTAGTCCCTACGGGAACTTTAAGAGGGGATCTATTGATTAAAACCTTTACTTTAACTTGACTCATAAATACTTATATTGAATTCGTAAACTATAAATCTTTCCCAAGTTAATAATGAAAGAAAAATATTAAAATTTTAACAAAAAAAGCAACGTTAACTCAGAGAACGTTCAAGATTTTACTCCTTCCTTAGCTAACTCCCTATCTAAGTTCTCGTAAAAGTAGTAGTTTATAATCTCGTATTGCTCTTTTCTGGTCATCATTTTGTCCATTAAGTTCTTTTGCGTACCTTCCTTGAGCAAAACTTCTAATGCGTCTTTCATGGCCTTAGCTGCGACCCGAAATATCGTAACGGGAAAAATAACGTACTTATAACCCATAGCCTTGAATTCCTCAGCACTTATTAGGGGGGTCTTGCCGAACTCGGTCATGTTAGCTAAGAGGGGAGCTCTCACTTCCCTTGCAAACCTTTCGAACTCTTCCTTGCTCTCTAATGCCTCAGGGAAAATTACGTCAGCCCCAGCCTCCAAGTAAATCTGAGCTCTGGTAATGGCATCGTCTAAACCATAAATAGCCCTAGAGTCCGTCCTGGCTATAATCAGCATATCCTTCCTAGCTTTCAGTGCAGCTTTTATTTTAAGCACCATGTCCGTAGGTCTCACTACCTCCTTACCTTCTAAATGACCGCACTTCTTAGGTAAGACCTGATCCTCGATCTGAATAGCGTTAGCCCCCGCACTCTCCAGCACTTTTACAGTCCTATATACATTCACAGCTTCCCCGAAGCCTGTATCTGCATCGACAATTATAGGAATATCTGTAACTTCCCTAATCCTTCTCACCATCCACGCCAACTCGTCTAACGTAATTATGCCTAGGTCTGGCATACCGAGGGAAGAGGTTAAAGCTCCTCCTGAAAGATAGACTGCCTTAAACCCAACCTTTTGAGCTAAAAGGGCAGTAAAAGGGTTAAAGACCCCGGGTATAACTAAGAAGTCAGACTTCCTTAAGACCTCTGACAAACTCTCTCACCTTTATACTATCAAAATTTTTAATAAGTTCAATTTGTTTCTTGCTTAAACCCAGCCTACTCGCCTTTTCCTCTAACTCCTCATCACTCATCGGGTTAGCGTAATGCCCTCTGGGTATTTTGACCTCCTTACTGAACTCTCCCTTATCCGTGATAACTGTTATCCTAGTAGGAAATTCTTTAGGATAAACTGAAGTGTAATCGTCTCTCTCAACTACCTCTATTAAGTCCATAAGCTTTTCCAATGTGGGCTCTCCTATTAAAGAGTAAGAATCAAGCCAGAAGTCTTTCCTGATTAAGCTTACCGCAACTATAAAGGGTAGACTATGATCAGCTGTTTCCTTGTTTTGAGGTCTCCACTTTTCACGGCTGTCAGCAAGAATAGTTTTCCCAGCCTCATAAGTCTCTACTACCACTTTCCTTATCTCACCGTGGTATTCCAGTCCAATTGCAGCCTCCACTGCGGCTTGCGCATGGTATTCTACAGGGTACTTTTTGATCATGGTCCTCAGGATCCCTCTTCCGTCTGGTCTAAACTTACTCAAGTCCATATCCCTAGCCACTATGGAGGAGAAACCGAAGACTCCGGAAAACGGTAACTCGGGTGCTGTAAAACCGGATTTAGCTAAGAGAGTTACGAATACAGCGTTCCTGACAGCCTCAGCCGCTGCTCCAGCCTTCCACATGGAGAGCTTACCACTCCTCGTCTCCCTCAAAGCCACGTGTGGGATTATTGAAAGGGATATGGCATTCTTTGCCTTATTCCGGTCTAACCTAAGGAGGTTTGAGAGGGCTGAAGCTGCTGCTATCCCGAGGAAATTTACGTGGTCATAACCCTTCTTTCTTAGGGAAGTAGTGTCACATAAGTTAACACCCACATCGTAGCCCACGGCTATTGCCCTGATTACGTCCTCACCCTTTGCTTCAGGGGATACCGCTAACAATCCCCCTATCATGTCGCTGGGATGTAGGGGCTCTAAGCCTAGATAAGTGTCGTTGAAGTCTAAGTATCTTATTAATAAAGTGTTGTAAAAGGAGGCAAAGTCAGGAGTGGTGGAAAAGTTACCCAAGGTATGAATATTTCCGGGATAAAGGTCACTTATGCTCTCGACTATTTTTGCTGGAGGGGAATCTCTAGAGGCTAGTGCAATAGCCACTGAATCCAGCACTCTCCTCTTAGCCTCTGCATAAACTTTATCTTCGACTTCCTGAACCGAGACTACGTATTCAGCTATTATATCCGAGAGATCCATAACTAATTAGTTTAATTAATGATAATAAATTTAATGAGGTAAATTTAAATAAGATTGATGAGAAGTTTCTCATGTGATAAATCATGACAAAAGTAGCCTTTATTGGATCTGGTAAGATAGGGCAAACAATAGCATTTAACGTCATAATGGGGAGTTACATTGATGAGGCAATAATTTACGATATAATCCCAGAACTACCTGAAAAGTTTGAGCATGAACTCAGGCACGCATTGGCTTCGAGAAAACTCAAGGTAGAAGTGCTGGGGACAAACAACATAGAGGACGTAAACGGTGCAGACATAGTAGTGATCTCTGCAGGAAAGCCGAGGAAGCCTGGAATGAGCAGAAGGGACTTATTTGTTGACAACGCGAGGATAATGATAGATCTAGCTGATAAATTGGCTAAGAGAAATAGGGGAGCACTTTACATCATGGTGGCAAACCCAGTAGATATGATGGCTTCAGTCTTCATGAAATACTCTGGGGAATATACGATTAGTACAGGTGATCAAGTAGAGACGATGAGGATGAGGTCTTACATAGCTAAGAAGTTAAAGGTTCATGTGACCGACGTAAATGGGTATGTGGGTGGGGAACACGGAGAAGACGCAGTAGTACTGTGGAGCACGGTAACTGTGAAAGGGAAACCGTTTGATGAGAGTATGGGAGTGAGTAAGCACGAAGTAGAGGAATATGTAAAGAAAATACCGGGAGAGATAATAAGGGTAATGGGAGGTACTACTTGGGGGCCAGGTACGATCATTGAGGAAATTATAAGGGCTGTGGTTTTAAACGAGAACAAGGTAATGAGCATAGCGTTCCCGCACAAATACGAAGACGAGATCATTCACATAAGCGAGCCCGTTGTTGTAGGGAGGACTATAGGACCTTCATTGGAGCCCTTATTAGACGAAAAAGACAGATGGCACTTAATGGCTTCTATTAAGGACTTCTACAGCGTATATAAGGAGAACTTGAAACAGCTCGAGCAAAGTCTAACCGCAAAACAGTAAAAGATCTTTCACGTAAACTTTCTTTTTATCCTCTGAACTAGTTGTAATTTAACACGTTTTTGTAAGTGATTATATTCTGTTTCTTTTTCTTTTTTCTTTGGTTTATACTTATATATTTCGATATCATAAGTGATATCTATGAGAAGGAAGAGAAGGCTACAACACATTATTCTATCTATCCTCAGCAATAAAGGAGCTATGACTGGCGCTCAGATAATGAGGGAGATAGAAAAAATAACTCAAGGATTTTGGAAGCCTTCTCCGGGCGCTATATATCCCACTCTAGACAAGCTCCTTGAGGAAGGTTACGTCTCTATAGCAAAAGTAGAGGGTACTCAAAAGTTTTACCAGATTACTGAGGCAGGGAAAGCGCTGTTAAGTCCCAAGCATCATTTAGAGACAGTGATAGAGGAAGTCCTTTCAGACCTAAGGTTTATCCTTGAAAATAAGGGTGAACTTGACGTAGAGTTGAAAGAGAAGTTGAAAAAAGGGCTTAAGGAGGCGATAAGTAGTCTTGATTGAAATAGAACACATATCAAAAACATTTAAAGTCAAATCGAAAGAGATCCGAGCTTTAGACGACGTGAGCTTTACAATTCCTAAGTCTAGCGTAGGGGCGTTAGTGGGTCATAACGGTGCAGGAAAGACCACATTGATAAAGATCCTATCAACCCTGATTATCCCTGATCAAGGAGACGCAAGGATAAACGGAATCAGTATCAGAGAAGAAAAGAAAGTAAGAAAAAATATAGGTGTAATGATGGTAAGTGAGAGAGCTTTCTACTTCAGGCTTTCGGGCTTTGATAACCTAGTCTTCTTCGGGATCGTCCAAGGCTTGTCAATTTCCGAAGCGAAAAAGAGGGCAAAGGAGCTCCTAGATTTAGTTGGTCTATCTGAATTTTCCAATATTCAATATATGAAATATAGCACCGGAATGCAAAGGAAACTGGCTTTAGCGAGAGCACTCTTATTAGACCCACCGGTGATTCTTTTAGACGAACCTACGCTAGGTATGGATCCGGTTAGTTCAAGGGATTTTAGGAGTCTGGTTAAAGAGTTGTCTAAGGAGGGTAAAACGATCCTAATGACTTCACATAACATGAAAGAGGTTGAAGACCTAGCCGATAAAATAGTCTTATTAAAGAGAGGTAAGGTAGTTGCTCAAGGTACTAGAGAAGAAATTACTTCAAGCATAGGGAAGATCAAGGTAGTTATGACCGATAGTATACCAAAAGGTTACGAGAAATACGTAAGCGGTTTCGTTCAGGGAAAAGTTATACTGAGGGTCCCGGAGAAAGGAATAGAGGTAGAAGGTGAGGTATTAGGTGAAGAGGAACCTACACTTGAGGATGCGTTTGTCTACTTTACAGATGAGGAGATCGACAACCCTAAAAATAGGAGGAGAGGGGGAGGGTTCAGGAGATGGGAGTAATAGATAAACTTTACGCTTACATTTACTTGCGGGGTTTTAAGATATGGACTAGCTACAAAACACAGCTTATCCTGAACTTATTGTCTTGGGTCTTACCAGTCTTCACTTATTACTTTGTAGGTACTTCTTTAGGTAATATTGTAGTCAGTTCTATGCATTTTAAAGGTGCATCTTATGTTTCGTTCATGGTAGTCGGACTAGCATTCCAAGGTTATATTTCGTCTGTAATAACGACCTTAAGTGGTAGGTTACGCAACGAGCAACTTTACGGTACGATAGAGTACTATGTAATGTCATCTGGTGGAGTACTCTCTTTTTTGATTTATTCAGCTTTGTGGGGGTTTACAATAAATACTGTAAACGCAGTAGTAATCTTGCTCATAGGCTACGCTTTAGGTGTTAAGTATGACGTTAACATCATTTCAGCTATAATCCTTATCTTTCTATTACTTACCTCTTCCTTAGGTCTCGGAATGATTTCAGCCGGATTTACGATGATTGTTAAACAAGGAAACCCAATATCTTTCTTCTTTTCTACGTTCACTACACTGACGACCGGTGTTGTATTTCCCGTGTCAGTCTTACCAGGTTTTATTAAGTTAGTCAGTTACGCAATACCCCTCACGTGGGCTCTCGAAGGTCTCAGGTATGCCCTGCTTGAGGGTTATTCGTTATCGCAAGTCAGCGAATATGTAATAGCTTTGTCATTATTTACATCCGTTCTGATCCCATTAGGTATCGCATTCTACTCTTATGCCTTTAAGAGGGCTAGATATAGGGGGACGTTAAGTGAGTACTGAGACCACTAATTTTTAAAAGGGAGGAAATTTTATACCGATACTGAAAGTATTCGAAAACAATAATATAAATATTCAGATGTTCGCTCAGGATATTGAAAACTCATTGAAGGATTAAGGGTGGCAAACTAGCTTAATGCAAAATGGTCCTAACGATTATATCATAAGGGCTGAATCCTTTTTATAATGATAGAAATCTTTTATGTTCGTTTATCCTGAATTAATTTGAACGAGATGCCCAAACCCTGCAGGGTGATGGTGGCAATGCCACAAGCCCTGCAGGCTTACACGGAGATGTGAGCAAATGCCTTTTGGCTCGAAGGAGTCCCATGACCCACCTACTGTTAAGCTTGGTAGGTGGTTGAGAGCTAAGTCCCTACACTTGATACATAAAATGAATAAAATGAAAGTTTAGGGACTAACGGTACAAAAAGGCTGGTCATATACACCACAAGGTAGAGGAGATAATAGTAAGGATAATGGGAGACCTAACAATGTTATCGTAGTGGTTGAAGAAGACAACATAGGGGCTTTCGGTAGGATGTGGATAAACGCTAAACTAATGGGAGAAATGGAAAGGAAAGTGAAAAACGGTTTCTACTCTATGTAAGATTAGACGATAAGAACAGCGTCTTTTCCTTCTCCGTCGTTATTTACCCTTTATTTTCTTTCCTATGCCTATCCTTAAACCCTTCCATTCTGGACTTCGCAGACTTGGTTATGGACAGAAGGGCTAACTCCATTATAGCAGCTCTTATTCTTTCCTTTTCAGCCTTAGTCCACTTCTTTATTACTTTTACAGCTTCTAAGTCTACGTTCTGGATTATATCTTTAGCTATCTCCTTCGACTTCATGAAAACGTCGTCCGCTATGTAATCAACAATCCCTATTTGTTTAGCTTCCTCAGCAGTAATGGCTTCCCCGTGATCGCCAGCCTGTTTACAGCCTTCCCCCAGTACTTATGCCCTACACTTATAGCCATGGGCGGTATAAGACCCAGTTTTGCCTCAGGTATAGAAAATTTAGACTCTTTACTCCCTACCACCACATCACAGAACAGCAATATTTCACAACCTCCTCCGTAAGCTAGCCCATTAACCGCACATATGAGAGGCTTTTCGAGCTCGATCAGTGACTCCACGGCATAGTAAAGGGTGTTAAAGAACTTCTTAGCATCATCAGCGTCTTTAAGTTCAGCCATGGCAAATATATCGTCCCCAGCCGAAAACGCCCTCCCCTCCCCTGTTAAGACTACCACTTTCACTTTTCTATCGTTATTAGCAGTTCTCACCTTATCCCCTAATTCCTTCCAACTCTCCTCGTCAAAGGCGTTTAGTCTATCAACTCTGTCTAACGTAATCCACGCTATGCCGTCCTCATCCACTTTGTACTTCATTCCTACTCGCCTCTTTAATAGCTCTTATTATATTTACGTAACCAGTACACCTACAAATATTTCTTATAGAGTACTTTAACGACTCATCAGCCGCTTTCGGATCTACATTCTTTAAATAATCATAACTAGCCATTAGAAAACCATGCGTACAGTATCCACATTGAGAAGCATAGTTACGAACAAACGCATTCTGTAGCCACTCCACATTAAGACCTTTTACCGTCCTTACATCGAGGTTAACGGCTTGAACTGCTAGAAACAAGCAAGATTTCACAGAAACGCCGTTAATAATAACCGTACAAGCCCCCGCACTTACCTTCATCGCATCCTTTCTTTACCTCAGTAAACCCGTGTTTGCGTAAGAAGTCTACCAGTAAGGTTCTACCCTCTATTCTGTCCTCTATCAACACCCCGTTAACCCTGGCTTTAATTTTGGCTTCATCAATCACTCTCATTCTTTCTCCAGTCTTCCAGTTTATCTTCCTGTCTTCGACTAATCTCAACTCGTAGTAACCTTGGTCAAACGTGTTGATCATTTCTCTTGCTAGCTTTAGCCTACCTTCTCCACTCATATGATGATCTGACATCGGTTTTTCGCCAACACTTTCAAGCGCCTTTATCAACTCTTCTTTACTCTCTCCCTCTAGGGTTATTGGTTTCGGAAAAACTCCTCCTATAGAAGCCCTGAGTTTTCCGTCCTTCATCTTAACTACGGCGAGTATAGCAATAGGATACGCTGAACCTCCTTTCTTTATTGCCTTAAAGTAAAACTTAGAGTTATCGGGTTTACTGAGAGTGACCTCAGTTAGTAACTCTCCCTCCTTTAAAGTAGTATAAGGTTCTACGTACAGATCTTTAACTTTAATTTTTCTACTCCCCCTTTTACTTAAAACTTTAACCTCGCCGTCTAAGACGAGCAGTGCTGGGTAATAGTTGGCAGAGGGGTCTGCGTTAGCAAGAGAACCACCTATAGTTCCTCTATTCCTCACCTATAAGTCCGCTATACTGATGGCTACGTTCCTTAAAAGAGGGAGGTTCGAAGCTATCTCACTGTGTCTAGTTAAAGCCCCGATTCTGTAAACGTCGTCCTCTTCTTTTACATAATCTAAATCTAACTCGTTGATATCAACCAATGTGTCAAAGGGGATCCTTAATCTCATCATCGGGATAAGACTTTGCCCACCTGCTAACGGTCTCCCTCCTTCTTCTAAAGCCTCTAGAGCTTCCTCTAACGTCTTCACTCTAACGTATTTGAAAGGTCTAGGGACTCCAAGTACATACATTTAGGTCACCCTTATGGGAATTTCACTTACCCTTCTCTTTAACAATCTAGACACTGCGTTGGCAATAGCAGCTGGAACACCCATTATGGGGCCTTCTCCACCTCCATACGCACCGGAAGGGATATAAGGGGAAGGAGTTTCAAAATGGATATATTGGATCTCGATATCGACTAGATCCCCTAACGTGAGTGACTCATAGGAATCAAAAGTGGTAACTAATGGATTTCCCCTCTCGTCATACTTCATCTCTTCATACAGAGCCATGTTAATCCCGTGGACTATACTCCCAGTCATAATACCCTCCAGAATGTCCTTTTCCAGGATTTTACCTATATCGTGTGCAACAACATATTTGACCGCTTTAACTTGACCGTCAACAATCT
It encodes the following:
- a CDS encoding lactate/malate dehydrogenase family protein, encoding MTKVAFIGSGKIGQTIAFNVIMGSYIDEAIIYDIIPELPEKFEHELRHALASRKLKVEVLGTNNIEDVNGADIVVISAGKPRKPGMSRRDLFVDNARIMIDLADKLAKRNRGALYIMVANPVDMMASVFMKYSGEYTISTGDQVETMRMRSYIAKKLKVHVTDVNGYVGGEHGEDAVVLWSTVTVKGKPFDESMGVSKHEVEEYVKKIPGEIIRVMGGTTWGPGTIIEEIIRAVVLNENKVMSIAFPHKYEDEIIHISEPVVVGRTIGPSLEPLLDEKDRWHLMASIKDFYSVYKENLKQLEQSLTAKQ
- a CDS encoding ABC transporter permease, whose translation is MGVIDKLYAYIYLRGFKIWTSYKTQLILNLLSWVLPVFTYYFVGTSLGNIVVSSMHFKGASYVSFMVVGLAFQGYISSVITTLSGRLRNEQLYGTIEYYVMSSGGVLSFLIYSALWGFTINTVNAVVILLIGYALGVKYDVNIISAIILIFLLLTSSLGLGMISAGFTMIVKQGNPISFFFSTFTTLTTGVVFPVSVLPGFIKLVSYAIPLTWALEGLRYALLEGYSLSQVSEYVIALSLFTSVLIPLGIAFYSYAFKRARYRGTLSEY
- a CDS encoding APC family permease: MSKLFLRESSGLVKNVTLKDLVMLNVANMGAGLAVFEGISPYIQPGSILWLTSLLTFILTLPLVYTYTSLLMRMPRTGGDYVWISRKLNSKIGAIMGVAFAFNMPPYFALSAFFSVSAINLVLYEIGILNHQEELINLSNTVFVNPYGTLTLTQDLLIYALGAIAFVIIILINIIRPKWGFSLTTALGIFSTITLILAMLVLALNAGSVRSQIPNFISEFQLSPQNTSPWSFSWASTLYMIPFFLSFAYIWLYAGPAVAAEAKEGSLKWNLYLGSIMTFLMITIPFFEMYAEIGCPTNTAYYPTYTYNFWSLAIFLSHNEILEWILGLGLIAWNFFIMAFGVVVFARYVFAFAFDRLFPAIFAKLNKFASPVYAHLLDLATTLVFLALPIISVSGATALYSYTPLALAYLILVSLTGIKVGIEERNRQLIIGSALSTAIMLLMEGEILDPYNNYSFSAVRTSGVNWIATAYIISLVGLGLITYISAKKVRSREGIDIDLVYKEIPPE
- a CDS encoding CBS domain-containing protein; translation: MSQVKVKVLINRSPLKVPVGTKTIDAVKLMAQNSVGSVLIVDGDKPVGIFTERDLLKSVAKGEDLNKPVEKLGTYGKLITIREDEPLSNAARLMHQYNIRHLVVVDGKDNVVGIISIRDIISEKHLLSAISTKSDEEWVGGD
- a CDS encoding ABC transporter ATP-binding protein gives rise to the protein MIEIEHISKTFKVKSKEIRALDDVSFTIPKSSVGALVGHNGAGKTTLIKILSTLIIPDQGDARINGISIREEKKVRKNIGVMMVSERAFYFRLSGFDNLVFFGIVQGLSISEAKKRAKELLDLVGLSEFSNIQYMKYSTGMQRKLALARALLLDPPVILLDEPTLGMDPVSSRDFRSLVKELSKEGKTILMTSHNMKEVEDLADKIVLLKRGKVVAQGTREEITSSIGKIKVVMTDSIPKGYEKYVSGFVQGKVILRVPEKGIEVEGEVLGEEEPTLEDAFVYFTDEEIDNPKNRRRGGGFRRWE
- a CDS encoding PadR family transcriptional regulator produces the protein MRRKRRLQHIILSILSNKGAMTGAQIMREIEKITQGFWKPSPGAIYPTLDKLLEEGYVSIAKVEGTQKFYQITEAGKALLSPKHHLETVIEEVLSDLRFILENKGELDVELKEKLKKGLKEAISSLD
- a CDS encoding MmgE/PrpD family protein; this encodes MDLSDIIAEYVVSVQEVEDKVYAEAKRRVLDSVAIALASRDSPPAKIVESISDLYPGNIHTLGNFSTTPDFASFYNTLLIRYLDFNDTYLGLEPLHPSDMIGGLLAVSPEAKGEDVIRAIAVGYDVGVNLCDTTSLRKKGYDHVNFLGIAAASALSNLLRLDRNKAKNAISLSIIPHVALRETRSGKLSMWKAGAAAEAVRNAVFVTLLAKSGFTAPELPFSGVFGFSSIVARDMDLSKFRPDGRGILRTMIKKYPVEYHAQAAVEAAIGLEYHGEIRKVVVETYEAGKTILADSREKWRPQNKETADHSLPFIVAVSLIRKDFWLDSYSLIGEPTLEKLMDLIEVVERDDYTSVYPKEFPTRITVITDKGEFSKEVKIPRGHYANPMSDEELEEKASRLGLSKKQIELIKNFDSIKVREFVRGLKEV
- a CDS encoding enoyl-CoA hydratase/isomerase family protein, with the protein product MKYKVDEDGIAWITLDRVDRLNAFDEESWKELGDKVRTANNDRKVKVVVLTGEGRAFSAGDDIFAMAELKDADDAKKFFNTLYYAVESLIELEKPLICAVNGLAYGGGCEILLFCDVVVGSKESKFSIPEAKLGLIPPMAISVGHKYWGKAVNRLAITGKPLLLRKLNK
- the prpB gene encoding methylisocitrate lyase gives rise to the protein MSEVLRKSDFLVIPGVFNPFTALLAQKVGFKAVYLSGGALTSSLGMPDLGIITLDELAWMVRRIREVTDIPIIVDADTGFGEAVNVYRTVKVLESAGANAIQIEDQVLPKKCGHLEGKEVVRPTDMVLKIKAALKARKDMLIIARTDSRAIYGLDDAITRAQIYLEAGADVIFPEALESKEEFERFAREVRAPLLANMTEFGKTPLISAEEFKAMGYKYVIFPVTIFRVAAKAMKDALEVLLKEGTQKNLMDKMMTRKEQYEIINYYFYENLDRELAKEGVKS